In Heyndrickxia vini, the sequence TATGCAGATACTAACGCTGCTTCAATTGCTTCTATGATTACGTCACGAGAAATCCCTTTCTCTTTTTCTAAAATAATAAGAGCATCTAATAATTCTGTGCTCATGGAATTGTCATCCCCCTCAAAAATAATAGAAACTTCGCGAGTTAAACTAATGGGTTCTACCTTGTAAGTAATGGTTAGAACAGTATGCAGTAAATACTGCAGCATTTGTAAAAATTAAAATAAAATAGCTAGACGTGCCTTTGCCACTTTTTCATATGGAATTTCTACTTCTTTTTTCCTCGTTTTAATTTTCATTTCAAGTTTTAATGTTTGACCATCAAAATCTAGTAGTTTTCCTTCAAATTGTTTCTCTCCGTCAATTTGTTCATAAGTACTGATACTGACGTTTTTTCCAACTGCTAGTTTGAAATCCTTTTCTTTTTTCAAAGGACGTTCTGCACCTGGAGAAGATACTTCTAGAAAATAATTATTAGGAATTGGGTCGAGTTCATCCAATTTTTCCCCTAATCGCTCACTTACAATCCCACATTCTTCGATATCAATTCCATTTTCTTTATCTATAAATACGCGAAGAAACCAATTTTTTCCTTCTTTAACATATTCAATATCTACAAGATCAAGTTTCATATCTTGAATGATAGGTGTAACGAGTTCTTCGACAATGTCCGTTACTTTGCTCATAAAAACCTCCTGATTAACAATGGTAATAGCTTATAAATTAATAAAAATTAATCATCATAGAAGCAAAATGGACTTAACCAAAAAGACGAAAGAGTGGGTATGCCCCACTCTTTCCAAGAGTTATCAGTAGTATTTCCAATAAAAATATACCATAACCAAAATTTATATGCAAATAATTCGAAAAGCGGAGGGCGCTTGATTATCGGCGAAACTCGCTGGAGGGCTGACGAGGAAGGTTGTTTTTCAAACCTTCCACGGCAGACCGAAGCGACGCGAGCCGATAGCGCCCGCAGCTGGACAATTCGAAAAGCGAAGGCGACTGCTCAGCCCCGACAAGCATAAGGCAGCTTACGTAGTGGCTTGCCCTTTAGCCACGCAGTAAGTTGACTTATGACCTCGAGGGGCTAGGAGCCGCAGCTGGATCTCGAAAAGCGAAGGGCGCTTGATTATCGGCGAAACTCGCTGGAGGGCTGACAAGGAAGGTTGTTTTTCAAACCTTCCACGGCAGACCGAAGCGACGCGAGCCGATAGCGCCCGCAGCTGGACATCTCGAAAAGCGAAGGCGACTGCTCAGCCCCGACAAGCACTATTTATAAATTAAAACAACGACAATTGATTCTGCTCTGGAAGAGATTCTAGACAACCGTGATTGTTTAGATACTCTATAATTGTTTTTGAAACTCTTCCACGTTGTTGAAGATCTTCTTTTGATAAGAATTCCCCTTCTTCACGTGCTTTTACAATATTTAATGCCGCGTTTGTTCCTAAACCCGGAATTGCATTGAAAGGTGGTATTAATGAGTTCCCATCAATAACAAACTCTGAGGCCTTTGAACGATAAAGATCGACCCGTTGAAATTGGAAACCACGTTCACACATTTCCAGACAAAGCTCTAATACCGTTAATAAACTTTTTTCCTTTGTAGATGCGTCTAATCCTTTAGCATTTATTTCATCAATCTTGGTTCGAATGGAACTTGAACCTCGGACCATCGCTTCTAAGTCGAAGTCTTCGGCCCTAACTGTGAAATATGCCGCATAATAAAGCAATGGTAAATGGACTTTAAAATAAGCAATACGAACTGCCATCAAAACATATGCTGCAGCATGGGCCTTAGGGAACATGTATTTAATTTTTTTACAAGAATCGATATACCATTCCGGAACATTTTGCTTTCGCATTTCCTCTTCCATTTCCGGCTGCAATCCTTTCCCCTTACGAACCGATTCCATAATTTTAAAAGCTAGTGATGGTTCTAAGTTTTGATAAATCAAATAAACCATGATGTCATCACGACATCCAATTACTTCCGGTAATGTACAAGTTCCGTTGTGAATCAATTCTTGTGCATTTCCTAACCAAACATCTGTCCCATGAGAAAGACCAGAAATTTGGACTAGTTCGGAGAAAGTTGTTGGTTTTGTATCTTCAAGCATCTGCCTTACAAATCTTGTTCCAAACTCCGGAATCCCCAACGTTCCTGTTTTACACATAATCTGTTCTTCAGTAACCCCTAATGATTTCGTACCGCTAAAGATTTGCATTACGACGGGATCATCGGTTGGAATTGTTTTCGGATCGATACCGCTCAGATCTTGAAGCATACGAATCATTGTTGGATCATCGTGTCCAAGTATATCTAATTTTAAAACATTGTCATGAATCGAATGGAAGTCAAAATGGGTCGTTTTCCATTCCGATCCCCGATCATCTGCCGGGAATTGAATTGGTGTAAAATCATATACATCCATATAATCGGGAATAACGATAATTCCCCCTGGATGCTGTCCTGTTGTCCGTTTAACACCTGTACACCCTTGTACTAATCGATCAATTTCCGCACCACGTAAATTAAGGTTATTATCTTGTGCGTAACCTCTAACATATCCATAAGCAGTTTTATCAGCTACCGTACCAATTGTTCCAGCACGATAAACATATTCCTCACCGAACAGAACCTTTGTATAGTTATGTGCACGAGGTTGGTATTCTCCGGAGAAGTTAAGATCAATATCGGGAACTTTATCCCCCTTAAAACCTAAGAAGGTTTCAAATGGGATATCATGTCCATCTTTTTTATATTTTATTCCACAATTTGGACAGTCCTTATCAGGTAAATCAAAACCAGAACCAACTGATCCATCATTGAAAAACTCCGAATGCTTACACTTTGCACATACGTAATGAGGTGGCAGCGGATTAACTTCGGTAATTTCTGTCATAGTTGCTACAAAAGAAGATCCAACTGAACCACGGGAACCAACGAGATATCCATCATCTAATGATTTTTTCACTAGTTTATGAGAAATAAGATAAATAACTGCAAACCCATGACCAATAATACTTTTCAACTCTTTTTCCAGTCTTGCTTCAACAATCTCAGGAAGATCATCTCCATAAATACTACGTGCCATTTCATAACTCATATTTCTTATTTCATCTTCGGCACCTTCAATTTTTGGTGTGTATAGATCATCCTTAATCGGTTTAATTGTATCAATCATATCTGCAATTTTATTCGTGTTCGTAATAACAATTTCTTTTGCCTTTTCTTTACCTAAAAACGAAAAAGCTTGCAGCATTTCATCTGTTGTTCGAAAATGAACATCTGGTAATTTATGGCGATTTAAAGGATTGGCACCCGCTTGTGAACCAATTAAAATTTTTCGATATATCTTATCCTCTGGATTAAGGTAATGTACATTGCCGGTTGCTACAACCGGAAGGTCTAGTTTTTCACCTAATTTAACAATATTCGATATAATTTCTTCTAATGATTTCTCGTCTCGAACTAATTCTAATTCTAGTAAATGAGCATATACCTCTTTTGGATGCACTTCTAGATAATCATAGAATTTCGCAGTTTCCTCTACCTCATCGGGAGCTTTTTGCATCATCCCTTCAAATACTTCTCCCTTATCACATGCAGAACCAACGAGGATACCTTCACGGAATTTTTGCAATTGTGATCTCGGTATTCTAGGAACACGATAAAAATAATCAATATGGGCTAGTGATATAAGTTTAAATAAATTTTTAAGCCCTGCTTCTGTCTGTGCAAGTAATATACAGTGGGATGGACGTGCCCGTTTATATGCGCCACCTTTTCCCATATAATCATTAAATTGATCATGGTATTCAATTCCTTGTTTATTTGCATCTTTTAATAATTTTATGAGAATATATCCGGTTGCTTCAGCATCATATATCGCCCGATGGTGTTGGGTTAATTCAATATCAAATTTTTTCGCTAGTGTATTTAAACGATGATTTTTAAATTCTGGAAAAAGTAATCTTGCTACTTCTAATGTATCAATAACAGGGTTTGTTGCTTTTGGCAAACCGATCTTCTGGTAACCTACATTTAGAAAGCCCATATCAAAAGAGGCATTGTGGGCTACTAAAATATCATCTTTTGCCCACTCTAAAAATTTTCGTAAAACAATATCAACATCAGGTGCGCTTTCAACCATATCATCGGTAATTCCTGTGAGTTCAATTGTTGTATTTGATAGCCGATGGTGAGGGTTAGCAAACGATTCAAAACGGTCGATAATTTCACCGTTGTGGATTTTCACGGCAGCCAATTCAATGATTGTATCATAAACAGCAGATAAGCCTGTTGTTTCCACGTCAAAGACGACAAATGTATCATCACTTAATAATCGATGGGCATCATTGTATGTGATTGGAACACCATCATCGACTAGATTTGCCTCTACCCCGTATAGAATTTTAATATCATTCTTTTTCCCTGCACCGAAAGCTTCCGGGAACGATTGAGCAATTCCATGATCGGTAACAGCAATGGCTTTGTGACCCCATTTTTTAGCCTGGCTGACTAAGTCACTAATTGGCGTAACAGCATCCATTTGACTCATAGGTGTATGAAGGTGAAGCTCGACTCGTTTTTCTCCTTCGGGTGAATGATCTTGTCTAAGTTTCGGTTTAATTTCATTTAAATCATTGGCAATCATGACAAGATCCCGAACGAAAGTATCATTTTGAATGCTTCCTCGTGCTCGAATCCACATTCCTTTTTTCACTTGGCTGAGAATCACAGCATCTTCTTTGTCACGTGAAAACATTTTCACTAAAATTGAGCTAGTGTAGTCTGTAATTTTGAATGTCAATAATGTTCTTCCACTACGAAGTTCCTTTGTTTCCGCAAAAAATACATATCCTTCTACTGTGATTCTTCTTTCCTCATCAATAATTTCTTCCATGCGACGGAAAGTATCATCTTCTTTAATCGATAGCCCAATCATGACTGGACCTTCCATTACAGGAGAATCACTAGAGTCTGTTTCTTTCTTCTGCATTTCTATTACAGCTAACTTCGCCCGTTCTTCGTCTTCTTTTTGTTTTTCTTCAATAAATTTTTTATATTCTTCATTTGTTTCATTCTGTCCGATTTCGGCATCCAAAACATAGAATGGAAACCCGAAATTCTGGTAGATGTTTGAAATCCATTCTCCGTATTTTTGTTTTAGTGTTCTTGCTTCCGTATCATTTCTTGCTTGTACAATTAATTTATTCCCTTTTACTGTCGGTACTTGCTCATTTAATAAGGATAAAAGCATAGGGGATATCCCATCAAGCTCTTTTATACAATGTCTCCAATAGTTAACGACGACTTCTTCGGGAATGGTCGATTCCATTACACGAATTGTAAAATCAACCTTTGCCACATGGTTAAATGCGTGTTCTAATTGTAGGGTAAAACGGTTAAAGATTTCATAAGGCAAAATCTGTTCAAACAAGAAATAAAAATGCCACCGTTTTGTTTTTCTCTCTACTACGAGTTTTTCTATTTCCGCGTTTTGAAAGGATTCGACGATTCCATCTTCTGTCATATTAAGTTGTTGCAATAATACACGAAATCGCTCTTTTTTTTCGGCGGGATTGCTAGACATATTTTTCTCTCCCATCCTTCTCTATATCTATTCATTAATAAACGTTCAAATATAAATCATTCCATATACATAATAAAAAAACATCACGACAATTTCAATCCACAAACATTGACAGATGTTTTCCTAAAAAGAGAGAAGAAGCAATCGGTATGTTCCGATTGCTTCATTATTCTATAAAAAGAATCTTTGTATATCATTCCATGTGACGATAATCATTAATAACATTAATAACATAAAACCTATAAAGTGGACCATTCCTTCTTTTTGACGATCGATTGGTTTTCCTCTTAATGCTTCTACACCGAAGAATAGTAAACGTCCACCATCTAATGCCGGAATAGGCAATAAATTCATAATACCTAGGTTAATACTTAATAATGCTGCCCATTTCATCAAGAAAGTAATGCCTGATTTTGCGACTACTTCTGTTGATTTATAAATACCGACAGGACCCGATAACATATCGATTGAAAATTGACCTGTTACAAGTTTACCAAGCATTCTAAAGATCTCAATAGTCCACTGGTATGTTTGCTCAACACCATATGTTGCCACTTTTAATGGTGACTTTTGAACTGGATTATTTACCCCAATTCGACCAATTTCCTTATTACCATCTTTTTCAGCTTTCGGTGTAACGGCAATATCTTTAGTTTGATTATTTCTTTCAATCGTAAACATTAATTCTTCACCCGGATGCTTTTGGATCACTTCAACAATATCTTCCCAACTTGAAATTTCCGAGCCATCAATGCTTATAATCGTATCACCTTCATGTAAACCAGCTTGTTTCGCCGCACCATCTGAGGTTAATTTCCCTAGTACTGGATCATTTACAGGTACACCTTGAATAATCGCTAAAATAGTAAATATAACAATCGCCAGAACAAAGTTCATCATTGGTCCTGCAAAAATCGTCATTGCACGGTGTCCCAATGATTTCGACGCAAATTGTCTGTCCCATGGAGCGATTTGAGTTTCTACCCGATCTTCTACAATCACAGCGTCTTTTGTAACAGAAAAAGTTTTTAAAGTTTCATCCTCATCTCCTTCTTCATATCCTTTAATAATTAGCTTGTGATCTAAATCAGACTCTTCCACCTCAATCGTACGGATATCCGAAAAACGACTTTTTCCATTAATAACTATTTTATTAACTTCTTCGTTTTCATTAAAAAGTAGTCCAACTCGTTGACCGGCTTTTAATTCGACCATTTCTTGATCTTCACCCGCCATACGGACATATCCACCAATCGGTAATAGCCTAATCGTATAAAGAGTTTCATTTTTTCTAAAAGATAATACTTTCGGACCAAATCCAATTGCAAATTCACGAACTAAAATACCTGCTCGTTTAGCGAAATAAAAATGACCTGCTTCATGGAAAAATACTAATGCTCCGAAAATAATAATAAACGCGATTACTGTCGTCAAAATCCAAAACCACCTTTTATAAGAGTGAGTTTATATACGCTCTTGTTTCCTGATCTACCATTTTGATTGTATCCAGATCTGGATGAGTAATCCTATGATGCTTTTCAAGTGCCTTTTCAACGAATTCATCAATTGTTAAGAAAGAAATTTTTCTTTTTAAAAACGCATCAACTGCCGCTTCATTTGCTGCATTTAAGACCGTTGGCATGGTTCCTCCGGCCTTTCCAGCTTCATAAGCGAGTTTTAAACAAACAAAACGATTCAAATCCATATCTTCGAAATGCAATTTGCCAATTTCGGCTAAATTCAATTTATTTCCTGTTGGTAATGGTAGGCGATCGGGATATGTTAATGCATATTGAATAGCTACACGCATGTCTGGTGAACCTAGCTGTGCTTTTACACTAGTATCCCGAAATTCAACCATCGAATGAATGATACTTTCTCGATGTAATAATACATCTATTTTTTCATATGGTAAATTAAAAAGCCAATGTGCTTCGATAACTTCTAAACCTTTATTCATCATAGTAGCTGAGTCAATCGTAATTTTTGCCCCCATCGACCAATTCGGATGGTT encodes:
- a CDS encoding PolC-type DNA polymerase III, which translates into the protein MSSNPAEKKERFRVLLQQLNMTEDGIVESFQNAEIEKLVVERKTKRWHFYFLFEQILPYEIFNRFTLQLEHAFNHVAKVDFTIRVMESTIPEEVVVNYWRHCIKELDGISPMLLSLLNEQVPTVKGNKLIVQARNDTEARTLKQKYGEWISNIYQNFGFPFYVLDAEIGQNETNEEYKKFIEEKQKEDEERAKLAVIEMQKKETDSSDSPVMEGPVMIGLSIKEDDTFRRMEEIIDEERRITVEGYVFFAETKELRSGRTLLTFKITDYTSSILVKMFSRDKEDAVILSQVKKGMWIRARGSIQNDTFVRDLVMIANDLNEIKPKLRQDHSPEGEKRVELHLHTPMSQMDAVTPISDLVSQAKKWGHKAIAVTDHGIAQSFPEAFGAGKKNDIKILYGVEANLVDDGVPITYNDAHRLLSDDTFVVFDVETTGLSAVYDTIIELAAVKIHNGEIIDRFESFANPHHRLSNTTIELTGITDDMVESAPDVDIVLRKFLEWAKDDILVAHNASFDMGFLNVGYQKIGLPKATNPVIDTLEVARLLFPEFKNHRLNTLAKKFDIELTQHHRAIYDAEATGYILIKLLKDANKQGIEYHDQFNDYMGKGGAYKRARPSHCILLAQTEAGLKNLFKLISLAHIDYFYRVPRIPRSQLQKFREGILVGSACDKGEVFEGMMQKAPDEVEETAKFYDYLEVHPKEVYAHLLELELVRDEKSLEEIISNIVKLGEKLDLPVVATGNVHYLNPEDKIYRKILIGSQAGANPLNRHKLPDVHFRTTDEMLQAFSFLGKEKAKEIVITNTNKIADMIDTIKPIKDDLYTPKIEGAEDEIRNMSYEMARSIYGDDLPEIVEARLEKELKSIIGHGFAVIYLISHKLVKKSLDDGYLVGSRGSVGSSFVATMTEITEVNPLPPHYVCAKCKHSEFFNDGSVGSGFDLPDKDCPNCGIKYKKDGHDIPFETFLGFKGDKVPDIDLNFSGEYQPRAHNYTKVLFGEEYVYRAGTIGTVADKTAYGYVRGYAQDNNLNLRGAEIDRLVQGCTGVKRTTGQHPGGIIVIPDYMDVYDFTPIQFPADDRGSEWKTTHFDFHSIHDNVLKLDILGHDDPTMIRMLQDLSGIDPKTIPTDDPVVMQIFSGTKSLGVTEEQIMCKTGTLGIPEFGTRFVRQMLEDTKPTTFSELVQISGLSHGTDVWLGNAQELIHNGTCTLPEVIGCRDDIMVYLIYQNLEPSLAFKIMESVRKGKGLQPEMEEEMRKQNVPEWYIDSCKKIKYMFPKAHAAAYVLMAVRIAYFKVHLPLLYYAAYFTVRAEDFDLEAMVRGSSSIRTKIDEINAKGLDASTKEKSLLTVLELCLEMCERGFQFQRVDLYRSKASEFVIDGNSLIPPFNAIPGLGTNAALNIVKAREEGEFLSKEDLQQRGRVSKTIIEYLNNHGCLESLPEQNQLSLF
- the rseP gene encoding RIP metalloprotease RseP — encoded protein: MTTVIAFIIIFGALVFFHEAGHFYFAKRAGILVREFAIGFGPKVLSFRKNETLYTIRLLPIGGYVRMAGEDQEMVELKAGQRVGLLFNENEEVNKIVINGKSRFSDIRTIEVEESDLDHKLIIKGYEEGDEDETLKTFSVTKDAVIVEDRVETQIAPWDRQFASKSLGHRAMTIFAGPMMNFVLAIVIFTILAIIQGVPVNDPVLGKLTSDGAAKQAGLHEGDTIISIDGSEISSWEDIVEVIQKHPGEELMFTIERNNQTKDIAVTPKAEKDGNKEIGRIGVNNPVQKSPLKVATYGVEQTYQWTIEIFRMLGKLVTGQFSIDMLSGPVGIYKSTEVVAKSGITFLMKWAALLSINLGIMNLLPIPALDGGRLLFFGVEALRGKPIDRQKEGMVHFIGFMLLMLLMIIVTWNDIQRFFL
- the rimP gene encoding ribosome maturation factor RimP translates to MSKVTDIVEELVTPIIQDMKLDLVDIEYVKEGKNWFLRVFIDKENGIDIEECGIVSERLGEKLDELDPIPNNYFLEVSSPGAERPLKKEKDFKLAVGKNVSISTYEQIDGEKQFEGKLLDFDGQTLKLEMKIKTRKKEVEIPYEKVAKARLAILF